A DNA window from Candidatus Hydrogenedentota bacterium contains the following coding sequences:
- a CDS encoding lipopolysaccharide biosynthesis protein — protein MTEINKTRILSSLFWKFLERGGALGLQFLVQVVLARLLLPEDFGTIALVYVFISISVVFVESGFGIALVQKKEVDEVDFSSVFYLSILVSTLFYFLLFFTAPHIAHFYNMPNIVKIIRVLAANLVFYAINSIQYAIVARNFQFKLLFFRSTGALLVSGAVGITLAHAGYGLWAIVGQQITNQLAITLILWFTLRWRPRLLFSFARVRELFSFGWKLLSSSLLSTTYRELHNLVMGKIFDPVTLGNYNRGQQFPSFIVSNIDGSIHAVMFPVLATHQDDVSKVKNVMRRSILSSSFVVFPLMAGLAATAESVIRIVLTDKWLSSVPFLQIACAGFALMPIQTANLQTINALGRSDIFLRLEIFKKTIGMIILGVTAFWGIYAIAYGGVVTAILSSFINAIPNKKLLDYSYGEQVKDVAPSLFLSLFMGTIVYTLKWLGLSSGLTLAIQLATGVILYLGIAKMINMASYVYLIQTMKSIFSRKKNVC, from the coding sequence ATGACTGAAATCAACAAAACGCGTATTCTCTCCTCTTTGTTTTGGAAGTTTCTTGAAAGAGGCGGCGCGCTCGGCCTTCAATTCCTAGTGCAGGTTGTGCTGGCAAGGCTCCTTCTGCCAGAAGATTTTGGAACAATCGCCTTAGTGTACGTTTTTATTTCAATCTCCGTCGTGTTTGTCGAAAGTGGTTTCGGTATCGCGCTGGTGCAAAAGAAAGAGGTCGATGAAGTTGATTTTTCCTCTGTGTTCTACTTGAGCATACTTGTATCAACCCTTTTTTATTTCCTTTTATTCTTCACCGCACCACACATCGCACATTTCTATAATATGCCAAATATCGTGAAAATAATTAGAGTGTTGGCTGCAAATTTGGTATTCTACGCGATAAATTCTATACAATACGCAATTGTTGCCCGGAATTTTCAGTTTAAATTACTTTTTTTTAGAAGCACGGGTGCATTGCTGGTATCTGGAGCCGTCGGGATCACATTGGCACACGCAGGGTATGGACTATGGGCGATTGTTGGCCAACAAATTACTAATCAGCTGGCAATTACTCTTATTCTATGGTTTACACTACGCTGGAGACCTCGTTTGCTATTTTCTTTTGCGAGAGTTAGAGAACTTTTCTCGTTTGGGTGGAAACTTCTGTCTTCTTCGCTGTTAAGTACTACATATAGGGAACTACATAATCTCGTTATGGGAAAAATATTCGACCCCGTAACACTAGGCAATTATAATAGAGGACAACAATTCCCTTCATTCATTGTATCTAATATAGATGGCTCTATTCATGCCGTGATGTTCCCTGTCTTGGCGACTCATCAAGATGATGTTTCCAAGGTAAAAAATGTCATGAGACGTTCTATCCTATCTAGCTCCTTCGTAGTATTTCCGTTGATGGCTGGTCTGGCGGCAACTGCTGAGTCGGTAATTCGAATTGTATTAACTGACAAATGGCTATCAAGTGTTCCTTTTCTCCAAATAGCATGTGCGGGCTTTGCCCTAATGCCGATCCAAACCGCTAATTTGCAGACCATCAATGCCCTCGGTAGAAGCGATATTTTCCTTAGGCTGGAAATTTTTAAGAAAACCATTGGGATGATTATTTTGGGAGTCACCGCATTTTGGGGAATTTATGCAATTGCCTATGGCGGGGTTGTTACGGCTATACTGTCTTCATTTATCAATGCCATTCCAAACAAGAAGCTTCTTGATTATAGCTATGGCGAACAAGTCAAAGATGTAGCTCCTTCGCTCTTTTTATCACTCTTCATGGGTACAATTGTTTATACGTTGAAATGGCTTGGCCTATCATCGGGTTTGACGTTAGCAATTCAATTGGCAACAGGTGTGATCCTCTATCTCGGCATCGCAAAAATGATAAATATGGCAAGCTACGTTTATTTAATTCAAACGATGAAATCTATTTTTTCAAGAAAAAAGAATGTCTGCTAG